The DNA segment ACGGTCCGTTTGGGGTCGGTGTCGCGGGCTGCGGAAGCGCTTTTCGTCAGCCAGCCCGCCATCACCCTGCAACTGCAGGCACTGGAACGGGACCTGGGGATCACCCTGTTCGAGCGCAGCGGGCGTCGGCTGACCCCCAGTCGGGAAGGCCAGGTGCTGTACGAACTGGCCCAACCGCTGGTGGCGGGGCTGGACGGGCTGGACGCGACGTTCCGGGAAAAAGTCAGCGGGCTGGAAGCCGGCGAGCTGAACGTGGCGGCCAACAGCTCGACCATCCTTTACCTGCTGCCGAAGATCGTGGAGCACTTCCGCCAGGAATACCCGGACGTGAAGCTGACCCTCCACAACGCCGCCACCGCCGACGGCACCGACCTGCTGCGCTCGGATGCCGTGGATCTGGCGGTGGGCTCCGTGCTCGATGTGCCCGCCGATCTCAGCTACGCGCCGGTCTACCGCTTCGAGCCGATGCTGATCACGCCGCCCGACCATCCGCTGGCGAAGAAGCGCGACCTGCGGCTGGAGGATCTCTCGCCCCATGGCCTGATCCTGCCGCCGAAACGGCTGATCACCTACCGGCTGGTGGACCTGGTGTTCCAGCAGGCACGCGTGCCCTACACCGTCGCGCTGGAAGTGGGCGGCTGGGAGGTGATCAAGCAGTACGTCAGCATGGGCATGGGCATTTCGATCATCGCGTCGATCTGCCTGACCGACGCCGACCGCGACCGACTGGCCGCGCGCTCGCTGGCGCAATGGTTTCCGTCGCGCAGCTATGGCGTGGTGGTGCGAAAGGGCAAGTTCCTCTCGCCGCAGGCGCGCGCCTTCATCGAACTGATCCAGCCCCACCTGTTCGAGCGCCGCGATTACGATGAGAGCGGCCATTCCGAACGCTGACGCTTTGCCTCCATGAGCGGCCGTTACCAACAACACGACCTTGCCCCCGGCCTGCCCCTGCTCTGCCGCTGGGACTACGTGCAGGGCGCGCACGCCACGCCCGCGCTGGTCCTGCCGGATGCCTGCGTGGACCTGCTATGGGATGGCGCGCGCCTGAGCATCGCCGGACCGGATACGCAGGCGCAGTACGCGCATGTTGCGCCGGGCCGATGGCTGCAGGGCCTGCGATTCGCGCCGACCGCCGCCGCTCGCTGGATGGGTGTTCCCTTGCATGCCCTCGCCGACCAGCGCGTGGACCTGCGCGACCTCGGCCGTCCACGCCTGAGCGCACTGGCCGACCGCATGGCGGAGCGCGAGGACGATGCGATGGCCTGGCTCGCCGAGCGGATCCTGATCGACACCCCGCCTCGCGACCGCGCGATGCAGGCCGTGCATGCGCGACTCTCGTGCTCGCAGCCCGACTCGGTCGCGCAGCTCGCGCGCGATCTCGGCCTCACCGAACGCACCCTGCTGCGCCGGTGCGACGAGGCGTTCGGCTACGGACCGAAGCTGCTGGCGCGCATCCTGCGGCTGCAACGCTTCCTGCAGCATCGGCACCACCACGCCAACCTGCTGGACGCCGCGCTCGACGCGGGCTATTACGACGCCGCGCAGCTGGCGGGCGATGCGCGCCGACTCACCGGCCTCACGCCTACCCAACTGATCGCGCAGGTCGCGGACTGACTGTCCGATTTCGCCAAGACAGGGCGCACGGACTCGGCCAGACTGACGGCCTCCTTCACGGACACCCGCCATGAGCACCGCCGACCAGCACCACCGTATCGACTACATCGAGTTCAACGTCGCCTCCATCGCCGCTTCGAAGGCGTTCTATGGCGACGCGTTCGGCTGGACGTTCCAGGACTACGGCCCGGACTATTGCGAGTTCCGCGATGGTCGGCTGACCGGTGGGTTCACCCACGACGTGGTGCAGCCGGGCGGCGCGCTGGTCGTGCTGTATTCGGCGGCGTTGGAAGACAGCCTGGCGAAGGTCGAAGCCGCCGGTGGGCGCATCACGAAGCCGATCTTCGCCTTCCCCGGCGGACGGCGCTTCCAGTTCACCGATCCCGACGGCTACGAACTGGCCGTGTGGTCGGCGAACTGAGTCAACGCGTCTCGTAGCGCGCCAGCAGCGCGCGGTGGCTGGCACGCCACTGCGCGAGCTCGACAGGCGAACCCTCGAACGTGCCGTCGATGAAGGCCAGCGACAGCGATTCGGTGGCCCGCTTCACCTCCTCGCTGACCTCGCGCGAATCGAAATAACGATGATCGGTGAACACGTTGTGGGTGCCATGCCGGTAGACGGCCAGCACCTTGTGCGCGCCACCGATCGCGTCGAACACCTTGAGCCGGTCGTCCACGCCGGATCCGAAGCCGGGAATGCGGATGATGTCGTCGGCCGTGGTGACGTGCAGCGTGGGGACGGTGATGCCCGACAGGATCGGGCGGAAATCCTGGTCGCCATAGAACGGCGGCGCGGAGATCACGATCGCCGCACGGATGCGCGGATCGCGTAGCTGGATCGTCTGCCCATGGCGCATCACTCGCGCGCCGGCGGACATCAGCGTGGTGTTGGCGCCGTACGAATGCCCGGCCGCGACGATCCGCGCGGGATCGATGCTCGCGCCCCATTCGCCTGCCAGCACGCGATCGAGGGCGAAGCGCTGATCACGGACGCGATCGATGGCTTCGGCGTCGCCCGCCGCGTGCTGGAAGCGGGATACCAGCGTGAAGGGGTTGCCTTCCCACAGCGTGCGGTCGCTGCCGACATGCTGCACGTGGAGGCTGGCGATGCCGTGCTTCGCCCAGTAGCGCCCCAGGTACGTGTAGCCGTCGCGCGCGCTGCCGATGCCGTGCGAAAACACCACCAGCGGCACCTTGCCGCGGCGTGCGTTGTCGGGCCAGAACAGTTTCACCGGCACCGCCCGTCCGCGCGCGGGATCCACCCAGTCCAGGTCCTGCACGCGATAGCCCGCCTGCGCCTGGACGACGGCATCGCCACGCGTGTGCACGTGCGACCACGCCACCAGCACCGGCGCCAGCAGCAGTAGAGACAGCAGGATCGCCACGCGGCGACGGCGAAGGACAGCGGCAACGTTCATCGGCAACACATCCGGGACAGGGCAACCGCACGCGCCGTGGGGCGCATGCGCAAGACGGTCGGGTTTCGCCGCGCGGACGCGGCGTCTATTTCTTCTTCGGGCGTCCGGCCTTGACCGGCGCCAGCGCATCCAGCGCCTTGACCAGGGCCTGCGGCGACAGCGCGGACAGCGCATGCAAGCCCGCGCGCAGCAGCTCGCTTTTCTTCGCCGGCCGCTGCGCCTGCAGCGCGCGCGCCTTCATCACGTCCACCAGCGCGAAATCGTCGGCCGGCATCGTGAAGCTGTCGCGGACCAGCTTGGCGGGCTTGCTCAGGCTTTCCATCGGCGCCGCATCGCGCGACTTCTTCTGCTTGACCATGGCGCCCCCAAAAATCGTATAAATTATTTATACCTTTTTGCGACACCCACGCCAAGCGTTCGTTTTCCGACCGGCGGCGGTCCGTTCAGCGATGTCGCGGCGGCGGGCACAGCCGGACGCCGTAGACTCTCGACTCCCCTTCCCGGAGCGTGCCGATGCCCGGAGTCTCTTCCCGAACCGGCAAGCGCGTGGCCGCGCTCGCCGCCGACGAGATCCAGGTGCTGGCCGAGGCCTTGGCCGCGGCGCCGGCAACCGCGGCGGGTGTGCATGAGGCCCGCAAGAGCATCCGCCGACTGCGCTCGCTCCTCTCCCTGGTACGTCCCGCCCTCGGAAAGTCCGACGTGCAGCCGGTCGATGCCGCACTGAAGGTCCTCGCGAAGGGCTTGTCCGCGTTGCGCGACGGCCAGGTCGTACTGGATACGGCCCACGATTGCGCACGTCACGCCGCCAGCGCGGACGAGGCGGCGAGCTGGGACGCGCTCGCGCCCCTGCTGGCCCACCAGCAGGAACACCGCGTGGCCGACGCGCTCGCCGACGATCCGGGCTTCATGCAGCGGCAAGCGCAGGCGCATCGTCAGGCGGAACGGCTGCGCGCGCTGCCGTGGCACCGTCTCCGTGCCGACGATCTGCGCCACGGCCTGGCACGCTCGCTGCGCCGCCAGCAACGGACCCAGGAGATCGCGCTGGCCAGCGGCGACCTCGATGATCTCCACGACCTGCGCCGCAAGTCGCGTCGCCTTCGCATGCAGCTGAACGCGTTGAAGCGGCTACGGGTGTCCATGCACGGCGTGGCGGTCGCGTCGCGCGACATCGCCGGACTCGTCGACCAGCTCGGCGCCCTGCAGGACCTCGCCTTGCTGCAGCGGTCGCTGACCGCACTGGAGCCTGCGCCGCAGGTGCGTGCCTGGCCGGTCGCCACGCGAAGGCGCATGGTCCGCCCGTCTCCGATACATCCTCTCGCGTAACCCGCTTTACGTAAACGCGATGAAGCAAGCGTCGTGGTCAAGATGGCGCAGGCAGGGCCGATAGTGACCCATACGGTCCATCCGATTTCCGTCCGGTGAAGGACCGACGTGTGGGGCATGCCCCACACGTCCGTGCTTTCGATACCTCGGCGGATTGGCACGATGCCTGCATCCCCTTCACCGGGATCGGCGCCGTCCTGGATGGCCGTCCCCTTCAACGCAGGAATGCCGCTGGTGGAAGCCACCCCCACGCCCCCCGGGCACGCCAACGCGGCGACACCGGGGACGCCCGACCGCCGCCTCGGCCTGCCGCCGATGGCGTGGGCAGCGGCCGTTCTGCTGGCAGGCCTGCTGTGCACGGCGTTCGTGGCGCACCGCGAATGGGACGACCTGCAGGATCGCGCCGAGGAGCATCGCCGCGCACTGGCCGACACCGGCATCGCCCGCCTGCGCGTGCCGCTGGAACAGGCCGCCTCGATGCTGCGCGCGATGCAGACGGTGTTCCTGTCCAACGACCAGATGGACCAGACCCGCTTCAGCCAGTATCACGCCAGCCTGCGCAGCCCGCTGCAACCGGGCTCCTATACGTCGATCGCGTTCGCGCGCCGCGAGCCGGCCGGTCAACCGCTGGCCGATCACGTCTCGTATCGCTATGCCTA comes from the Pseudoxanthomonas sp. YR558 genome and includes:
- a CDS encoding LysR family transcriptional regulator, with amino-acid sequence MSSKEAPTPRFPYKSDRLKPLRAFCQTVRLGSVSRAAEALFVSQPAITLQLQALERDLGITLFERSGRRLTPSREGQVLYELAQPLVAGLDGLDATFREKVSGLEAGELNVAANSSTILYLLPKIVEHFRQEYPDVKLTLHNAATADGTDLLRSDAVDLAVGSVLDVPADLSYAPVYRFEPMLITPPDHPLAKKRDLRLEDLSPHGLILPPKRLITYRLVDLVFQQARVPYTVALEVGGWEVIKQYVSMGMGISIIASICLTDADRDRLAARSLAQWFPSRSYGVVVRKGKFLSPQARAFIELIQPHLFERRDYDESGHSER
- a CDS encoding helix-turn-helix domain-containing protein, translating into MSGRYQQHDLAPGLPLLCRWDYVQGAHATPALVLPDACVDLLWDGARLSIAGPDTQAQYAHVAPGRWLQGLRFAPTAAARWMGVPLHALADQRVDLRDLGRPRLSALADRMAEREDDAMAWLAERILIDTPPRDRAMQAVHARLSCSQPDSVAQLARDLGLTERTLLRRCDEAFGYGPKLLARILRLQRFLQHRHHHANLLDAALDAGYYDAAQLAGDARRLTGLTPTQLIAQVAD
- a CDS encoding VOC family protein, translated to MSTADQHHRIDYIEFNVASIAASKAFYGDAFGWTFQDYGPDYCEFRDGRLTGGFTHDVVQPGGALVVLYSAALEDSLAKVEAAGGRITKPIFAFPGGRRFQFTDPDGYELAVWSAN
- a CDS encoding CHAD domain-containing protein, with protein sequence MPGVSSRTGKRVAALAADEIQVLAEALAAAPATAAGVHEARKSIRRLRSLLSLVRPALGKSDVQPVDAALKVLAKGLSALRDGQVVLDTAHDCARHAASADEAASWDALAPLLAHQQEHRVADALADDPGFMQRQAQAHRQAERLRALPWHRLRADDLRHGLARSLRRQQRTQEIALASGDLDDLHDLRRKSRRLRMQLNALKRLRVSMHGVAVASRDIAGLVDQLGALQDLALLQRSLTALEPAPQVRAWPVATRRRMVRPSPIHPLA